The following coding sequences are from one Bos indicus x Bos taurus breed Angus x Brahman F1 hybrid chromosome 5, Bos_hybrid_MaternalHap_v2.0, whole genome shotgun sequence window:
- the LLPH gene encoding protein LLP homolog, with product MAKSLRSKWKRKMRAEKRKKNAPKELSRLKSILKIDGDVLMKDVQEIATVVEPKHCQEKTQCVVKDETDDMKMETDIKRNKKTLLDQHGQYPIWMNQRQRKRLKAKRERKKGKSKVKAMKAAKGLTW from the exons ATGGCTAAAAGTTTACGGAGTAAGTGGAAAAGGAAGATGCgtgctgaaaagagaaaaaagaatgccCCAAAGGAGCTCAGCAGACTTAAAAGTATTCTTAAAATAGATGGTGATGTTTTAATGAAAGACGTTCAAGAGATAGCAACTGTGGTGGAACCCAAACATTGTCAAGAGAAAACGCAGTGTGTGGTGAAGGATGAAACAG ATGACATGAAAATGGAGACTGAtattaagagaaacaaaaagactcTTCTAGACCAGCATGGGCAGTACCCCATATGGATGAACCAGAGGCAAAGGAAAAGGCTGAAAGCAAAgcgagagagaaagaagggaaaaagcaaagtaaaagcCATGAAGGCAGCAAAGGGTTTGACCTGGTAG